One Undibacter mobilis genomic region harbors:
- a CDS encoding Lrp/AsnC family transcriptional regulator: protein MDIPPDRAGDCQEKPVPATLDAIDRKILKELQDDGRMTNVELARRVGISAPPCLRRVRALEEAGYIKGYRALLDEKMLGYEVVVFAFVHLSSQAESDLNAFEAFVRAQPLVRECWMLSGEIDFVLKCVAPDLKTFQAFVEKLTAGPNVRNVKTSLTLRQSKDAAMVPM, encoded by the coding sequence ATGGATATTCCGCCGGATCGCGCCGGAGACTGCCAGGAGAAGCCCGTGCCAGCCACCCTCGATGCCATCGACCGCAAAATCCTGAAAGAATTGCAGGACGACGGCCGCATGACGAACGTCGAACTGGCGCGCCGCGTCGGTATCTCGGCACCGCCGTGCCTCCGCCGCGTCCGAGCGCTCGAGGAGGCCGGCTATATCAAGGGCTACCGCGCGCTGCTCGACGAAAAGATGCTCGGCTACGAGGTGGTGGTGTTCGCCTTCGTTCACCTGTCGAGCCAAGCCGAAAGCGATCTCAATGCGTTCGAGGCTTTTGTGCGGGCGCAGCCATTGGTGCGCGAGTGCTGGATGCTGTCGGGCGAGATCGACTTCGTCCTTAAATGCGTCGCGCCCGACCTCAAGACCTTTCAGGCTTTTGTCGAGAAACTCACCGCCGGTCCGAACGTGCGCAACGTCAAGACCTCGCTGACGCTGCGGCAGTCCAAGGACGCCGCGATGGTGCCGATGTAA